In the Streptomyces sp. SJL17-4 genome, AACCTCACGGGAGACTCCAGATGCGCACCTTGATCAGTACCGCCTTCGTCTCGCTCGACGGCGTCGTGGAGGCGCCCGGCGGCGAGCCCGGCTACCGGAACTCGGGCTGGACCTTCAAGGACGTGGAGTTCGTTCCGGAGGCGTACGCGCTCAAGGGCCAGGAGCAGGGTGAGGCCGGGGCGATGCTGCTCGGCCGGGCCAGCTACGAGGCGTTCAGCGCCGTCTGGCCCGACATGGAGGACTTCGCCGGCTACAAGGCGATGCCGAAGTACGTCGTGTCCACGACCCTCACCGAGGACGACCTGGTCGACAACTGGGGCGAGATCACGATCCTGCGCTCGATCGACGAGGTCGCCGCGCTGAAGGAGACCGAGGGCCGCCCGATCATCATGCACGGCAGCGCCTCGCTGGGCCGGGCGCTCTCGGACGCCGGTCTGATCGACCGGTACAACCTGCTCGTCTTCCCGCTGCTGCTGGGCGCGGGCAAGCGGCTGTTCAGCGAGGCGGACAGGGACGCGCAGAAGCTGAAGCTCGTCGAGCACGAGGTGTACGCCAACGGCATCCAGAAGAACGTGTTCGACGTCGTCCGCTGAGGCGGTGAGGCGGTGAGGCGGTGAGGCGGTGAGGCGGTGAGGCGGTGACCTACAGCGTCGCGTACTCCGCGAGCGCCTCGGTGCGGGTGCGGCGGGCGACCGCCGCGAGCACCGGGTTCTTCTCACGGTAGTAGTGCTCGGTCACCAGGCCCCAGGCCAGGGCCCAGCCGCGTCCGCGCGCCCAGGTCGCGTCGTCGACGCGGGCCGCCTCGCGGAAGAGCGGGCGGGTGTCGGCGGTGAACAGCGTCCAGGCGGGCATCGTGTCGCAGGCCGGGTCGCCCGTGCCGACGCCGCCGAAGTCGATGACGGCGCTGAGGCGGCCCTCGCGGCCGAGCAGGTTGCCCGGGAGCAGGTCGCCGTGGACCCAGACCGGTGCGCCGTCCCACTGCGGGAGCCGCAGGACGGCCTCCCAGGAGGCCGTGGCCAGTTCCGCGTCGATCAGGCCCTCGGCGCCGAAGTCGCGGATCACGCCCGGCAGGTGGCCTTCCTCCCAGGTGGTGACGTGGCCGCCCCGGAAGGAGGCGGGTCCGTCGCTCGCGTCGACGGCGCGCAGGGCGGCGCCGAAGCGGCCCAGTTCGACGGCCGCGTGGGCGAGGTCGGTGAGCGGGACGTTGTACGTGTCGTCGCCGTCGAGCCAGCGGTAGACGGACCAGGGCCACGGGAAGTCCGCGCTCGCCCCGGCGCGCCCCACCGGGACCGGGACGTCCAGCGGCAGGTGCGGGGCGAGCAGGGGCAGCCAGCGCTGTTCCTTCTCGACGTGGTGCGCGGCGTACGGGACGCGGGGCAGCCGTACGACGAGGTCGTCGCCGAGCCGGAACATGACGTTGTCCGTGCCGGCCGACCGCACGGCCCGGACGGGGAGCCCGGCCCACTCGGGAAAGCGCCCGGCGACGAGCCGTGCGACGAGTTCGGTGTCGACGACAGGCTCGTCGGACGGCGTGGTCGGGGTCGTGGTGGCTGCCATGCCGGGGAGGTTAGCTCGCGCCCGCCGAGCGGGGCGACGCGTTTTCACACGGCCTCGTAGGGGCGCGCGCCCGCGACCCGCCGCCCCGGGCGGGGTACGGTCCGGGGCCACCCGGGCCTGTACGTCCAAAACCGGCCGCCGGGGCCCACGCGTCGGGCCGGCCGCCGGAGCCTGACAGGTCTCCGGGGACGGCCGCCGAGGCCCACACGTCGGGGGACGGCCGCCGGGGCCGGGCGCGTCCGGGGACGGCCGCCGGGATCTACCCGTCCACCGCCTCGCGCCACGCGCGTACCGCGTCCGCCGAGACCGGGGCCGCCCAGCCCTGGGGGCGGGCCGCGCCGCCGATGTGGAAGGCGTCGAGACCCGCGGCGCGCAGTTCGGGGAGGTGGTCGAGGCGGAGGCCGCCGCCGACGAGGATCCGGGCCTCGTAGCCGGGCTCGCCCGCGCGGGCGGCCTCGGCCTTGAGGGTGGCCAGTCCGTCGTCGACGCCGGTGGCGGCGCCGGCCGTCAGATAGGTGTCGAGGCCGGGCAGGTCGGCGAGGCGCTTGCGCAGTCCGTCGCGGTCGGCGGCGCGGTCGATCGCCCGGTGGAAGGTCCAGCGGCAGCCGTCGAGGACGGCGATGAGGCGCTCGACGGCCACCAGGTCGGGCTCGCCGTCGGGAGTGAGGAAGCCGAGGACGAACTCGTCCGCGCCCGCCTCGCGCAGTTCCAGGGCCCGGGCCACCAGGGCGTCGACGCCCTCGGGGCCGCCGGCCGAGAAGCCGTCGGTGAGGCGGAGCATCA is a window encoding:
- a CDS encoding dihydrofolate reductase family protein, with protein sequence MRTLISTAFVSLDGVVEAPGGEPGYRNSGWTFKDVEFVPEAYALKGQEQGEAGAMLLGRASYEAFSAVWPDMEDFAGYKAMPKYVVSTTLTEDDLVDNWGEITILRSIDEVAALKETEGRPIIMHGSASLGRALSDAGLIDRYNLLVFPLLLGAGKRLFSEADRDAQKLKLVEHEVYANGIQKNVFDVVR
- a CDS encoding aminoglycoside phosphotransferase family protein, whose product is MAATTTPTTPSDEPVVDTELVARLVAGRFPEWAGLPVRAVRSAGTDNVMFRLGDDLVVRLPRVPYAAHHVEKEQRWLPLLAPHLPLDVPVPVGRAGASADFPWPWSVYRWLDGDDTYNVPLTDLAHAAVELGRFGAALRAVDASDGPASFRGGHVTTWEEGHLPGVIRDFGAEGLIDAELATASWEAVLRLPQWDGAPVWVHGDLLPGNLLGREGRLSAVIDFGGVGTGDPACDTMPAWTLFTADTRPLFREAARVDDATWARGRGWALAWGLVTEHYYREKNPVLAAVARRTRTEALAEYATL
- a CDS encoding copper homeostasis protein CutC, translating into MSNRAVLEVIALDEEDAVAAQTGGADRLELVTDMAADGLTPSRTGFAAIRAAVDIPLRVMLRLTDGFSAGGPEGVDALVARALELREAGADEFVLGFLTPDGEPDLVAVERLIAVLDGCRWTFHRAIDRAADRDGLRKRLADLPGLDTYLTAGAATGVDDGLATLKAEAARAGEPGYEARILVGGGLRLDHLPELRAAGLDAFHIGGAARPQGWAAPVSADAVRAWREAVDG